AGTTCAGTTGTCCATGATTTAAGTGTCCACGATTTGTTGTTCAAGATTTGGATGTTTGATGTAGCGGAAGCTTCTGGGGATAGAACTAGAGATCCGTTGATTCTCAGAATATCCCGAAAActagaatattacaaatatctTATGTAGTCTAAGAATGTCTAAGATCAATGTCTTCTTAATTCGTTGAGAGCACCTATGTTCTAGCCGAAATCAAGGAATAAAACgaaatctcttaacttttattaatcaaatcataaactgAATACAAATTAAGCCTAGACGGctatacattaaaacatcaTAAAATcctaaaataataaagataattatctaaataattattaaactaaataataaatatttgaaatatcccAAATATTTATCTACATCATTTTCTCCAGATTTTCTCCGGATTGGAAAGATTCGTCATCGAATCTTAACTGTGGTCGtcaaattatttttcttctctttccatGATGAAACTTAGCATCCTTGATCTTCACATGAACAAACAAAAGGCATATATAGAACAAATTATTTTTGTCCATGTATCCTATCTTCGTTGTTGAACGTTTTGTCTCCACAAACCAGTCACCAACAAGACACGTAACCACTTGACTCTTTGATTTGATGCCATCCACCACCACGTGATTTGCTTGAATTAGAGCATAATTTTTCATACATATCACAAGCGCACTATCTTGTATGGAATTGGTTGAGTTGGAGTTATGGACGCCTTCATGCGTCTTGCGGTACTTTATATTTGTGACGTGTGCATAGTCATCATCATAAGTATCGTAAACCGGATCACCAGTAATCTCCATGTAAACAGTTTCTTCACTTTAAAAGAATAAATTCGCCATGATTCCAGAAACCGGTTTTGATtaaaaaacccaaaaatctaGCTCTGATACTACCTGATGTAGCAAAAACTTCTAAGAATTAAACTAGAGATCCGTTGATTCTGAGAATACAAAGAAActagaatattacaaatatctTATTTAGTGTAAAAATACTAGATCAATGTCTTTTTAAATTCGTCGAGAACACTTATGTTTTATGCCGAAATCAAAGAATAAAGAGAAATCTTTTaacttttatcaattaaatcataaaactaaatacaaacttaagcctagacagctatatataaaaataccataaaaccctaaaatataaaaaagataattatcttaataattaataaactaaatcaaaaatatttggaaatatccCAAATATTTATCTAATCACTGTCCATGATTCAGCTTCAAAAATGGGTCATTGGCTTCTTTTGATGAACTCTCCTTTAATCTTGGATTACTCCCTTCTTCTGGTTATTTTCTTCTTAATTTCAACACTTCCTCTTAAACTTGACCATATGAGATCTTTGAGTAAGCTTGGAACTGAGATTACTTGTCTCattaaaaaactaattataaaaaaagtaCAAGCAATCCAGCTAGGGTTTTTCTTCTTATTGACAAGGAAAGGGCGCCACTTCCTTCCTTGTTTCACCACAATCAGGTTCCTCTTGAACCTTCTTTTTATTTCACAGATTTTCTCCCCCTTACTTCTTGCTTGTGCCTTCTTCATGGACTAAgatcaaaatttgttataatgGAGAATTGGCTTCAAATTTAACACCCCTACTCAAGCTTGACCTGAGACTAGAGTATATGGTCAAGCTTGAAGCTGAGAGCCAATGATTGCCAACACCTTGAGACCACAGCCCTCTTGGCTTGAATTGTGGTTTTTCTCTCTTGAGGAACCTCATGTTCACCCTTGTGGCATCAGGTAAGAGCTCTTGAGCAATCTCTCCACCGCTCCAATCTTCCTCTCTACTATCTTGGGAGTTAATGAACACAATCAGTGTTTAAAGTGTTGTGGGAAGTGGGCAATTTCTCCATGGTCTGAAATATACTTCCGTAGGCTCTGAACACTTGGGCATCTTGCTCTTATTTTTAGGAGGCACAGCTTATCAAGGAACATGAGCTCAGTTCTTTGAGCCTCCAGCCCATGAGGCTTAGTGAAAATGTTTGGGCTTGAGGTAGGGATTGAGTATCCAACACCTCTCCTTGGTGTGACCTTCcttcttgcaatggtcacaCTTCAAGCCCCTCATGTCCTCTTTCTTGTAATAGGACCTGTTGGCAAGAGAAAAACTTTCAGCCTCATTTGCTAGTGTGAGACCTTTCTTAGGTTCAAAGAGGCAGTGTGACCCTTGTTCTTTTTGTATCTGAGAGCACACTTCATCAAGGCTggacagcttgtctgacctCAAAATATGTTTCATCAGATCATTGAAGTTGGATTGAGTAAGCAGCAGCCCTAACACCTTGTCTTACTCCCTTCTGTCAATGAGAATTTTTGGATCAATGATAGCTGGCCTAAGCATGTCAAGCTTAGCCCATAAGGACATGAAATTTCAAAAGTGCTCAGTgaacttcatttttttcttagcaGAGGTTATTGATGGctttcttgacttcatacacctGCTGAGGTTTGATGAGTTCTCATACATCTTACGAAGAGTATCCCACAGGTCCTTTGTATTCTTACAGTAAGAGTAAGCCTCCAAAATGGTTGCTTCAAGTGAGATTTGAAGGATGAACAACACTAGGAGGTCTTCTTGCTGCCATTTGTCTCCAACTTCAGGTTTGGGAGCCAGTTTGCTTCAGAGCATCATGAGAATGCCTTGTTTTGGAGCTTCTTGTATACAATGAGTCCACAAGTCTTTTCCTCCAAAggctgtcttcacaagcctGGACCAGAGAATTAGTTTGGAACCTTGAGCATCACAGGAATCATCATAACTTTAGAGTTTTTCATCTTGGAAGAGCTATGGACAACTAGGTAAAAGAATGTGCTTAAGTATCTTCAAAGAGAAATGGTGAATGGATGACTCTCTGAACTTTTGAACTTGCTGGATGGTTCTGGAGATTCAGAGACTTGAATACACTTTGTCTTGAGAGATGGTCATAGGTTTCTTCCTTCTTGGAGAGCCTTTGGACTACTGACAAAAGGTGTACCAAACTGGTTTGAAGATGAACTGGGAGTAGCTTGTATTTGCCGAAGCATAATGAGGTTGAAGAGAttttcagctctgataccatgtgagattgaTGAAGAATGGTGAAAATGATGATGGTTAAGTGTTTAGGTGACTGGAACAAAGAATGGGAGAGATTATGAGTGAATGGCTGAAAGAGTGTATATGAgacaatcactacaagaaaacacaagttttacgagggcagttttCCTCGTTACTCGTCGTTAAAAgcagtgttacgacgaattagcgaagaaacccgtttcgtcgttatacgtttgtcgtaacgcatatatcctcgctaattcgtcgtaagttagcgaggaaataatttcgtcataaaagcgaaggaggatatttcgtcgtaaagaccacgtaaagattccacgtaaggacgtcgctaagtttcctcgtaaataccacgaaaaACTTTCCTCGTAAACCCACGTaaataaatactcgtaaaattaacgtaaataccttgacaGCTTTCACGTAAAGAAAACGTAAAAACCTTGATAGATTTCCACGTTATTTCCTTGTAATgttcctcgtaaaaaccacgttaagcttccacgtaaagaaccgcaaaattagctacgaatttacttcgtttcattatttatagaaatataaaaatttaattataaatataatttaattatttaaatattaataaaattaaattctaaaaaaaaatcaaaccaatatttatatataaataagttttgaattcataatacaagaaccgaaattaaaaGAACTAAGGGTGGTCGTTAATTAATCGCctcgtagaattcatcactcctcgctgaacatccgcctcggcatgtgaTCGTCGGTCGGTGACTGCCTGGGATAGGATTTTGTTGTCGCATGGTCCTAACAAAGtcgcccattccggatttgtggccgctacacCTTCCagaagccctcgagtccaccATACTAACTGCTCAGCTTGATATACTCTCATACGGCAGAACTGAGTAGAGGAGAAATACAAGCTCGTCTCTACTAACGCTGCTCTTCACTCTGATGTGCCTCAATCCGAGATATAGGCACTCGACCATCTCCAGGAATCGATCAGATCAGATTCACTTCCAACCGAGGTTCATCGTCCCCAACCAAGCCGAGCCGAGCTGTGTACCGGATCGATCCACGGATGGACGGGAAGGAGCTTAGACTAGATCCTCGACCTATCAGCCGAACTGACCGTACTGGATCGTCTCTCTCTCGGACAACTCGCCAATCTCAGACTGACGGTCAAGCCAGAAGCAACTTAGGCCGAGCCGAACTAGGAACTGGACGCGACTTCTCTTTCTCGCACGTTTGGAACGTACCGACCGTATTGACGAACTGATCGATCCATTTGATCAGTTCATGCACTTTGATCATCCGAATCTCTCTAAGGCACAGATTCTTCATCTTTCAGAAGACTTGGGACGATTATGGTCGAAGATGGTTCAGGAGACGGACAAGACGGAACAGACGGACCGGCCCGCGACCGTCCTGCTCTTGGCCGCGGTTCAACAGCCGAAGGGTCACTTTGACCAGTCCGCAATTGAAGAgtctttcttctttgtctttcaaaattctagtcaaatgtctttaattttatttgtctttCAAACTTCTAGTCAAGTAGCCCCTTTGTCTCCTACTTGTACTATAAATAAGTGTTtcatttcattaataaaatcagaTCATTTTGGATTAAGTTTCTGAGTTTAAACTCTCTGTTCTCTTTAGAACTTGTTTTCGATtgtcttggtgagtcatatccgagcaattcacttctcaactagttggtcttgtgagtcatatcaagcaaccagTTCGAGATCTTCCTTGgcggacttgtgagtcatatcaagcgcCATTGAAGTCGGGAATATCAAGGGAACATCCGCAACCCTTGTGCGACCCAACGTTCCATCAGTTCTCCTttccggagttcatatccaaacgAATCCAGTCGAGGGCAAtccgatcttagggtccttcaagtggtatcagagccactcttctgGTATTCTCTATCTCGAtccatcttctcatcttccattttcttCTAAACACTTCTTCATCTGTCTATcttgaatccgggcccctcattaccatccacttataaaaaaaaaaaagaaacaagcaagatccatattataaaaaaaaaaaaaaaaaaaagaaagagtttactttgtggattggtggtggaagaggaagcctgctggctgaggagaaatccagcctttgaggaggttaaaacggattctttcaaaacaaatctcttatctttctatctttaAAGTTCCCGTGTGTTTTGCTTGAGTTTGGCCATCCAGATTCCGAGATCTGTTCTTCATAGAACTTTGAGTGGAAACTTGAGTGATCACTTTTAAATCGagagaaacacgtgtgtgggtgaggaacaaacacttgagagtgtgagttTTTAATCCTAACGTTTTGTGTTTAAGAAAATTTCAGGAACCATGAGTAGCCATGAAGAACAAAACCGTCCCGGAAATTCAGTTGCTGGACTGTCTAATCTTCAGATGCGAGCTTTGAATGATTCTTTTTCTAACCTTATAAACACAGGTCTAGAGCAGATCCATCAAAGGCTTGACGAACTTCAAGTAAGCCAGTCCCATCCTAGATCAAGGACAAGAACCAATCAGCCGCGAAGGAATACCCGGTCAGATGATGAGTTTCCTGATGAGGACGCCCAAGAGGACGAGGTCAGATCCGCTTACCGACCAAGAAGAGGTCATAGAACTCGAAACCCAGGTGATGTCAATCCATTTGCTAGAAACAATCGTACTGATGATAGTTTGAACggattgaaattgaaaattccacCTTTTGATGGTAAAAACGACCCTGATGCTTTTCTAGAGTGGGAAAGAAAATTGAGCATGTCTTTGATTGTCAAAACTATTCTGAACTTAGAAAAGTAAGGCTTGCGGCCACTGAATTctctggctatgctattaactggtatgatcAAGTGTTGACCCACAGGAGGAGAACAGGTGAGCGGCCGATTGAGACATGGGATGAGCTTACCTTGTTGATGAGGAAACGATTCGTGCCAACCCAttatcaccgcgaccttcaCCAGAAGCTAAGACGTTTGCTTCAAGGAACCAAATCTGTGGAAGACTATTATCAAGAGATGGAAGTTTTGATGACCAAAACGGACACGATGAACCTTTGGACGCCACTATGGCTCGCTTTCTTTCAGGCCTCAACCGTGACATCCAAGATCGTATGGAGCTTCAAGAGTATGGAAGTGTGGAacagatgctacacaaagccaTCTTGATCGAGCAACAACTCAAGAGAAGGAGTTTCTCAAAACCGGCCACTACTTCTAAGCCGGCCTACTCTCCTAAACCGGCCTATGCTCCTAAGCCAAGCTATCAAGACAAAGGTAAGTCGCCTATCACAACACATACTgcctttaaaactgatgtttcCACTCGTGATGACAAAGGAAAGGCAGTAGACGCCTCAAGCCGAGCAAGAGACATTAGAtgtttcaaatgtcaagggCTAGGACATTATGCCAAGAACTGTCCAAACCAGCGTGTGATGATTCTCTTGGAAAATGGTGAAGTTGAGTCCGAATGAACAAGAAGACAAGGAGGATCTtggtcctatctttgatgaggaagagGAGTCCTTTGACTACCCACATCACGGACCATTACTTGTGGCTAGGAAGGCTTGGAACGATCCCATCTTCGATAAAACGGACGGCCCGCGAACGGCCACACGGACAACGACCATGACCCGACCTTTGATCCAGATTCTGAGCCGATCTTTGATGATGAAGATAGCTTTGACTATCCAGCTCATGGACCACTACTGGTCACTAGACGTTCCTTGAGTGTTCAGCCCAAAACCAATGAAaaggaacaaagggagaatctctttcattctCGTTGTTTAATCTCTGAAAAAGTTTGTTCTTTGATCATTGATGGTGGGAGTTGTACTAATGTTGCTAGTGATACTCTTGTCAGGAAATTAGGTCTAGCTACTCGACCTCTTCTCacgtcctttcaggttggaatGGCTCAATGAAACTGGTGAACAGTATGTTAAGGAGCAAGTCACGATCCCTCTCACCATTGGTCGTTATGAAGACGAGATTGTGTGCAACGTTCTTCCCATGGATGCTTGTCATGTTCTGTTGGGACGTCCATGGCAGTTTGATAAAAGAACCGTCCATGATGGTTACACAAACCGGCACTCCTTTGACCAtaaaggaaagaagatcacGCTTGTACCACTCTCGCCCTTGGAGGTCCATCAAGACCAGCTCCAACTTAAAAAGAACCGTGAACAAGAGTCCAAACCGGACAAACCTGAGTCCTCAATCCGGAactccaacttctttgtcaaacaAAGTCAGGTTAAGAAGTCTCTTCACTCTCAAAAGCcctttcttttacttgtgtacaAAGAATCTCTGATGGCTTCTACTTCTTCTAACCTTGCACCGGAAGTTCCGAGTGATTTGCTAGATGTCTTGCAGGAATATTCGATGTCTTTCCAGATGAAAACCCAAAGGGTTTGCCACCAGTACGAGGGATTGAACATCAGATTGACTTTGTTCCGGGTGCGTCTCTACCTAACCGGCCAGCTTACAGAACCAATCCGGTGGAGACCAAggaacttgagaaacaaattggAGACCTTATGGAGAAAGGTTACATCAGGGAAAGCCTCAGTCCTTGTGCCGTTCCAGTTCTACTTGTCCCCAAAAAGGATGGATcatggcgcatgtgtgtggactgccgtgCCATCAACAACATTACGGTAAAGTATAGGCATCCCATTCCTAGACTAGACGACATGCTTGATGAACTTTACGgttcatgtgtcttttctaagatagatttgaaaagtggctatcaccaaatccgaatgaaagaaggtgatgaatggaaaactgcatttaaaaccaagctaggattgtatgaatggttggtcatgccatttggtcttactaatgcacctagcaCTTTCATGCGATTGATGAACCATATCTTGAGAGCATTCATTGGTCATTTGTGgtagtttactttgatgatattcttATCTACAGCAAGAACATGGATGAACATAAGAAACATTTGAAATCTGTCCTTGAAGTTCTTAGAAAGGAACAtttgtttgctaaccttggaaagtgttcttttggcacagatcatgtggtcttcttaggttttgttgtaggtgctgAAGGACTTAGAGTGGACGAGGAGAAAATCAAAGCCATCCGAGACTGGCCAAGTCCAACGAACGTGAGTGAAGTAAGGAGCTTCCACGGCCTTGCCGGGTTCTATCGACGGTTCGTCCAAGATTTCAGTACCATAGCGGCCCCATTGACCGAAGTCATTAAAAAGAATGTTGGGTTCAAATGGGAACAAGCTCAGAAGAAGCCTTCCAAATccttaaagggaagttgactAATGCTCCTTTACTTGTTCTTCCTGACTTTTCTAAAACGTTTGAgatcgaatgtgatgcttcgGGTGTTGGTATTGGTGCAGTTTTGATGCAGGATAGAAAGCctattgcttacttcagtgagaagcttggaggcgccaCACTCAACTACCCAACTTATGATCAAGAGTTGTATGCTTTGGTAAGAGCTCTTCAAACATGGCAAcactatctttggcctaaggagtttgtTATCCACACGGATCATCAGTCCCTGAAACACCTTAAGGGCAacagaagctgaacaagagGCATGCCCgctgggttgagttcattgagacatttccttatgtcatcaaatacaagcaaggtaaggaaaacGTTGTGGCTGATGCCTTGTCCCGAAGGTATACTCTTCTTTCAGCCCTCGAAACAAAACTTCTCggttttgaatttatcaaagaCTTGTATGCTTCTGATCCggattttaaagaaattttcaaCAAGTGTTCCAGAGTGGCTTATGGCAAGTATTATCGAAACTcgggttttcttttctatgataaccgtttgtgtgtgccccaatgttctttgagggagttgtttctcagggaatctcatggaggaggtcttatgggacactttggaaTCAAGAAGACATACAAGGCCGTGTATGATCATTTCTACTGGCCTAGCTTGATGAAGGACGTAGAGAGAATTTGTGGCCGAtgtgtggtgtgcaagaagtCCAAAGCCAAGGCATCCAATCACGGTTTGTACTCGGCCTTACCcattccttctcatccttggattgatatttctatggattttgttcttggattgcctagaactaagAATGGCCGAGactctatctttgtggttgtcgatagattttcgaaaatggctcacTTTATTCCTtgccataaaactgatgatgctgtACAAGTTGCTGATCTGTTCTTTAGGGAAATTGTGagattgcatggaatgcctaagaccattgtttctgatcgtgatgctaagtttcttagttatttttggaaaactttgTGGTCTAAGTTAGGAACGAGATTGATGTTTTCCacaacttgtcatccgcaaactgatggtcaaaccGAAGTTGTTAATCGAACTTTGTCTGCTTTGCTTAGATCTTTGGTCAAGAAAAATCTTAAGTCTTGGGAAGATTGTTTGCcacatgttgagtttgcttataatcaTGCTATGCATTCAGCTACAAAGTTCTCTCCTTTTGAAgttgtttatggttttaatcccttatctccacttgatcttttacctttacctttgagtgaaagagttagtacagaTGGTAAAAGAAGGGCGGACACCATCAAAAAGCTTCATGAACAAGTTCGAGTCAACATTGAAACCAAAACCGAGGGTTACAAAAGATATGCCAACAAGAAGCGAAAGGAGTTGGTTTTCCAAGAAGGTGACTTGGTTTGGGTTCATTTGAGGAAGGAACGATTCCCGGAAGAAAGGAAGTCCAAACTTATGCCTCGAGTCGACGGTCCATTCCGGATTCTTAGAAGGATCAATGATAATGCTTACCAGCTTGATTTGGAAGGTAAGTATGAAATCTCTTCaagttttaatgtttctgaTCTATCTCCTTTTCTTGCAGATAATCCAGATttgtggacaaatccttttgaagagggagggaatgatgtgcctcAGTCCGAGGAACTCGACCATCAGGAAGGTCAGGACATTCCAACCGAGGTTCATCGCCCCAACCAAGGCCGAGCTGTGTACCGGATCGATCCACGGATGGACGGGAAGGAGCTTAGACTAGATCCTCGACCTATCAGCCGAACTGACCGTACTGGATCGTCTCTCTCTCGGACAACTCGCCAATCTCAGACTGACGGTCAAGCCAGAAGCAACTTAGGCCGAGCCGAACTAGGAACTGGACGCGACTTCTCTCTTCTCGCACGTTTGGAACGTACCGACCGTATTGACGAACTGATCGATCCATTTGATCAGTTCATGCACTTTGATCATCCGAATCTCTCTAAGGCACAGATTCTTCATCTTTCAGAAGACTTGGACGATTATGGTCGAAGATGGTTCAGGAGACGGACAAGACGGAACAGACGGACCGGCCCGCGACCGTCCTGCTCCTGGCCGCGGTTCAACCAGCCGAAGGGTCACTTTGACCAGTCCGCAAATTGAAGAgtctttcttctttgtctttcaAATTCTAGTCAAATGtctttaattttttgtctttCAAACTTCTAGTCAAGTAGCCCCTTTGTCTCCTACTTGTACTATAAATAAGTGTTTCATTTCATTAATAAATCAGATCATTTTGGATTAAGTTTCTGAGTTTAACTCTCTGTTCTCTTTAGAACTTGTTTTCGATtgtcttggtgagtcatatccgagcaattcacttctcaactagttggtcttgtgagtcatatcaagcaaccagTTCGAGATCTTCCTTGgcggacttgtgagtcatatcaagcgcCATTGAAGTCGGGAATATCAAGGGAACATCCGCAACCCTTGTGCGACCCAACGTTCCATCAGTTCTCCTttccggagttcatatccaaacgAATCCAGTCGAGGGCAAtccgatcttagggtccttcagACTCCCTACCAGCTGAGAGATTCATCATCCCGCCTCTGAACATACAcgtgtcgctctcggaacatcgttgacggaaccaatccccagtccgtccctttttttagggacaaccttaaaaacaaaataaattttgttagtaaaaattaaatttaaattaattgtatttaaaaaattaaattttagaaacttTACTCctcgtgaaaaaaaaaaaaaagcttatccacttcaggtgtgataaggtgacgggtaatccatcggtggACTGTTGGGTCACTGGTCTGGCGTTCTTCAACACTCGCAGCCaaatcgttgtagatttgctcggacttgccatctataaTCGGCCCGcctgttcttgtgggtcctctcgtaagtTGCATAAGAGCGGGAATTctccgtctctttggcctaaaaaaacatttaagaaagttgttattagaaatatatataaaaatatactaaaatttataaattaaatttttaattaccatttccaaacggacaccggcgtggggtttttggcccgtagtgtgaagcatcggcccgttcccgtgctcatcgactgtgttacgggagttagagcaagactgggcgattctaatggaatcaggaagacgccatatcggatgaggccatcccagacatccgtggtgagctcagcgggtttgccacgctcatacccctt
The window above is part of the Brassica napus cultivar Da-Ae unplaced genomic scaffold, Da-Ae ScsIHWf_3071;HRSCAF=3882, whole genome shotgun sequence genome. Proteins encoded here:
- the LOC125603038 gene encoding uncharacterized protein LOC125603038, whose product is MVKLSPNEQEDKEDLGPIFDEEEESFDYPHHGPLLVARKAWNDPIFDKTDGPRTATRTTTMTRPLIQILSRSLMMKIALTIQLMDHYWLEWLNETGEQYVKEQVTIPLTIGRYEDEIVCNVLPMDACHVLLGRPWQFDKRTVHDGYTNRHSFDHKGKKITLVPLSPLEVHQDQLQLKKNREQESKPDKPESSIRNSNFFVKQSQVKKSLHSQKPFLLLVYKESLMASTSSNLAPEVPSDLLDVLQEYSMSFQMKTQRVCHQYEGLNIRLTLFRVRLYLTGQLTEPIRWRPRNLRNKLETLWRKVTSGKASVLVPFQFYLSPKRMDHGACVWTAVPSTTLRKNMDEHKKHLKSVLEVLRKEHLFANLGKCAEGLRVDEEKIKAIRDWPSPTNVSEVRSFHGLAGSEEAFQILKGKLTNAPLLVLPDFSKTFEIECDASGVGIGAVLMQDRKPIAYFSEKLGGATLNYPTYDQELYALVRALQTWQHYLWPKEFVIHTDHQSLKHLKGNRS